A single region of the Brassica rapa cultivar Chiifu-401-42 chromosome A03, CAAS_Brap_v3.01, whole genome shotgun sequence genome encodes:
- the LOC103848160 gene encoding aspartic proteinase A2 → MGAYSVTSLFVSFLVFFSASSESNDGTLRVGLKKLKLDPTNRLATRFGSKQEKAFRSSLKEFRSNDKNAGDADIVALKNYLDAQYYGEIAIGTPPQKFTVIFDTGSSNLWVPSGKCYFSLSCFFHSKYKSSRSSTYKESGKRAAIHYGSGSISGFFSYDAVTVGDLVVKNQEFIEATSEPGLTFLVAKFDGLLGLGFQEISVGNATPVWYNMLKQGLIKKPVFSFWLNRDTKSEEGGELIFGGVDPKHFKGEHTYVPVSRRGYWQFDMGEVLIAGKSTGYCGNGCTAIADSGTSLLAGPTAVIAMINKAIGASGVVSQQCKTVVDQYGQTILDLLLAKAQPKHICSKIGLCTFDGTHGVSMGIESVVEKENTKSSSGLRDAGCAPCEMAVMWIQSQLMQNMTQKRIVNNINDICERMPSPNGESAVDCSQLSKMPTVSFTIGGKVFDLSPEEYVLKIGEGPVAQCISGFTALDLPPPRGPLWILGDVFMGRYHTVFDFGNEQVGFAEAA, encoded by the exons ATGGGTGCATACTCGGTTACTTCACTCTTTGTGTCCTTCTTGGTGTTTTTCTCCGCTTCTTCTGAGAGCAATGACGGAACATTAAGAGTTGGCCTGAAAAAACTGAAGTTGGATCCTACCAATCGACTTGCCACACGCTTTGGTTCCAAGCAAGAAAAAGCCTTTCGATCTTCCTTAAAAGAGTTCCGTTCAAACGACAAGAATGCTGGAGATGCTGACATCGTTGCGTTGAAGAACTACTTGGATGCTCAATACTATGGTGAGATTGCTATCGGTACTCCACCACAGAAGTTCACAGTGATTTTCGACACGGGGAGCTCTAACCTTTGGGTACCATCAGGGAAATGTTATTTCTCG CTGTCTTGTTTCTTTCATTCCAAGTACAAGTCCTCGCGGTCAAGCACTTACAAGGAGAGTG GAAAACGTGCAGCAATCCATTACGGATCTGGATCCATCTCTGGTTTCTTCAGTTATGATGCTGTCACGGTTGGTGACTTAGTTGTCAAAAATCAG GAGTTTATTGAGGCAACCAGTGAGCCTGGTTTAACTTTCTTGGTGGCTAAGTTTGATGGTCTTCTTGGTCTTGGATTCCAAGAGATCTCTGTTGGAAACGCCACTCCTGTTTG GTACAATATGCTCAAGCAAGGTCTTATCAAGAAACCAGTGTTCTCATTTTGGCTTAACCGTGACACAAAGAGTGAAGAAGGCGGTGAACTTATATTTGGCGGTGTTGATCCAAAGCACTTCAAGGGAGAACACACATATGTTCCTGTTTCACGAAGGGGTTACTGGCAG TTTGATATGGGTGAGGTTCTCATTGCCGGCAAATCTACTG GATACTGTGGAAATGGTTGTACTGCAATAGCAGATTCTGGAACATCGTTACTTGCAGGGCCAACA GCTGTGATTGCCATGATAAATAAAGCTATCGGAGCATCTGGAGTTGTTAGCCAGCAATGCAAAACTGTTGTGGATCAGTATGGACAAACCATTTTGGATTTACTTTTGGCTAAG gCTCAACCAAAGCATATCTGCTCAAAGATAGGTCTTTGCACATTCGATGGCACCCATGGGGTCAG TATGGGGATTGAGTCAGTGGTGGAAAAGGAAAACACAAAGTCATCTAGCGGTCTCCGAGATGCTGGTTGTGCTCCATGTGAAATGGCAGTTATGTGGATACAAAGCCAGTTAATGCAGAACATGACTCAAAAGCGTATAGTGAACAACATTAATGAC ATATGCGAACGCATGCCGAGTCCTAATGGAGAGTCTGCAGTCGACTGCTCACAACTCTCTAAAATGCCTACTGTTTCATTCACCATTGGAGGCAAAGTCTTTGATCTTTCTCCAGAAGAG TACGTACTGAAGATTGGGGAAGGACCAGTGGCACAATGCATCAGTGGCTTTACTGCGCTCGACTTGCCTCCACCTCGTGGACCTCTCTG GATACTGGGAGATGTGTTTATGGGAAGATACCACACTGTCTTTGACTTTGGCAACGAGCAGGTTGGCTTCGCAGAAGCTGCGTAA
- the LOC103848215 gene encoding uncharacterized protein LOC103848215 translates to MITALPNHVMSVYRLPKTTVKKLTGAVAQFWWSPEGSTRGDNELDNRLPQRLFATDRFPVHRLNIYSKPDLLAFVHDVLRGTSEFKTIRDSCFGKLFDLPARQCPVSCKLIHSLLSRQLLVDDPHTLWTAFSGQPLRFGLQEFGTITGLPCGAFPVGHLPPKNKRNQASKDKIWKKLIGKHELTTCADIRHMLETETNMDEWRKVRLALILIVDGVLIAHQQTPRPTFKYVQMVDNLETFFQFPWGRESFCKTLACMKPQQGEDPSSLVRGLKQETLHQMGFSLVLQLVAFRAIPKLLKIIPAPHSSLTIMELEEDHLPDHPSININDVLTIEAEENLFVTPIIPIERQADPGWGVWPDIVNDERLAYMEELIADKRPFRKSMWPGRDTSLPLIPPPTVEEKPVHKKALKPKHTGKNKASTAKP, encoded by the exons ATGATTACGGCTCTGCCAAACCATGTGATGTCTGTGTATCGGTTACCAAAAACGACTGTGAAGAAGCTAACGGGTGCTGTTGCGcagttttggtggagtccagAAGGTAGTACAAgag GAGACAATGAACTAGACAACCGTCTCCCTCAGAGGCTGTTTGCGACCGATAGATTCCCCGTCCATCGCCTCAATATTTACTCCAAACCAGACCTGCTCGCATTCGTCCATGATGTTCTCCGCGGCACTTCTGAGTTCAAGACGATTAGAGATTCGTGTTTTGGGAAGTTGTTTGACCTGCCGGCACGTCAATGCCCTGTCTCTTGCAAACTGATTCACTCTTTACTCTCTCGACAGCTGCTAGTTGATGATCCACACACCCTATGGACTGCCTTTTCAGGTCAACCTTTGCGATTCGGCCTTCAAGAATTTGGCACCATCACTGGTCTGCCTTGCGGTGCCTTTCCTGTTGGCCATCTCCCACCTAAAAACAAGCGGAATCAAGCATCGAAGGATAAGATATGGAAGAAGCTTATTGGTAAACATGAACTCACAACTTGTGCTGATATACGACACATGCTCGAGACAGAGACGAATATGGATGAGTGGAGGAAGGTCCGTTTGGCGTTAATCTTGATTGTAGATGGTGTTCTTATCGCTCACCAACAAACTCCCCGACCCACGTTCAAATATGTTCAAATGGTTGATAATCTGGAAACTTTTTTCCAATTCCCTTGGGGCAGAGAGTCTTTTTGCAAGACACTTGCTTGCATGAAACCTCAACAAGGAGAAGATCCTAGCTCCCTTGTTCGGGGTCTTAAGCAAGAAACGCTACACCAAATGGGGTTCTCACTTGTCCTACAGTTGGTTGCGTTCCGTGCTATTCCAAAGCTTCTGAAAATAATCCCAGCTCCCCACAGCTCTCTCACAATCATGGAACTCGAAGAAGACCATCTCCCGGACCACCCCTCGATCAACATCAATGACGTACTAACAATTGAAGCTGAAGAAAAT CTTTTCGTGACACCAATCATACCAATCGAGAGACAAGCAGATCCTGGATGGGGAGTGTGGCCAGACATAGTCAACGATGAAAGATTAGCTTACATGGAGGAACTCATAGCTGACAAACGACCTTTCAGAAAGTCGATGTGGCCAGGGAGAGATACTTCTTTGCCTCTCATCCCTCCTCCAACGGTCGAAGAGAAACCAGTCCACAAGAAAGCCCTCAAACCGAAACACACTGGAAAGAACAAAGCCTCTACAGCCAAACCGTAG